Proteins from a genomic interval of Diospyros lotus cultivar Yz01 chromosome 6, ASM1463336v1, whole genome shotgun sequence:
- the LOC127804335 gene encoding probable L-type lectin-domain containing receptor kinase S.5, with protein sequence MELAPGGDQANFFNIWVEYDGIKKVIEVYIAQQKDKLGTTPLKPAKPVLGKADLDLRSVVNQFSYFGFSASTGNNTELNCVLRWNLTVEHFEPSNNAMKIGLGVGVPMVALLAGAGAGLGYYLHKRRAAARSNSSIMGALKSLPGMPREFGFKDLKKATGNFDERNKLGQGGFGVVYRGFIQSENLEVAVKCFSRESIKGEDDFLAELTIINRLRHKHLVRLLGWCHKNGKLLLVYEYMPNGSLDKHLFGDADDKPLSWNLRYKIISGVASALHYLHNEYDQKVVHRDLKASNIMLDSNFNARLGDFGLARALDNEKTSYAEAEGVLGTMGYIAPECFHTGKATQQSDVYAFGAVLLEVVCGLRPGTKTGGFQLLVDWVWCLHREGRLLEAVDERLGQDYVAEEAERVLLLGLACSHPKANERPRTQAIVQIISGSVAAPSVQPFKPPFVWPSMPVGLEDDTETDASQATITTDTRSFAIASSQYGSGWSPRTLSRGSYTPFNNDKFNFTPYNSDNYNKV encoded by the exons ATGGAGCTCGCGCCGGGCGGCGACCAGGCCAATTTCTTCAACATCTGGGTCGAGTACGACGGAATCAAGAAGGTCATCGAGGTGTACATCGCCCAACAAAAAGACAAACTCGGCACAACGCCGCTGAAGCCAGCCAAACCGGTGCTCGGAAAGGCGGATCTCGATCTCCGATCGGTTGTGAACCAGTTCTCCTACTTCGGATTCTCGGCGTCCACCGGCAACAACACGGAGCTCAACTGCGTGCTGAGATGGAACCTGACGGTGGAACACTTTGAACCATCCAACAATGCCATGAAGATCGGGCTGGGTGTCGGCGTGCCGATGGTGGCGCTACTGGCTGGGGCGGGGGCGGGGCTGGGCTATTATCTCCACAAGAGGCGGGCGGCGGCGCGGTCGAACTCGAGCATTATGGGGGCCCTGAAGAGCTTGCCCGGAATGCCGAGAGAGTTCGGTTTCAAGGACCTGAAGAAAGCCACCGGCAACTTCGACGAGAGGAACAAGCTGGGGCAAGGCGGATTTGGAGTGGTTTACAGAGGGTTTATACAGAGCGAGAACCTGGAGGTGGCGGTGAAGTGCTTTTCCAGGGAGAGCATAAAGGGCGAGGATGATTTCTTGGCTGAGCTCACCATCATCAACCGTCTCCGCCATAAACATCTGGTTCGATTGCTCG GTTGGTGTCACAAGAACGGGAAGCTTCTGCTGGTGTACGAGTACATGCCGAATGGCAGCCTGGACAAGCACCTCTTCGGCGACGCTGATGACAAGCCACTGAGCTGGAATCTGCGCTACAAGATCATCTCTGGCGTGGCCTCCGCCCTGCACTACCTCCACAACGAGTACGACCAGAAGGTGGTGCACCGCGACCTCAAGGCCAGCAACATCATGCTCGACTCCAATTTCAACGCCCGCCTGGGTGACTTTGGCCTCGCTCGAGCCCTTGACAACGAGAAGACTTCATACGCCGAGGCTGAGGGGGTTCTCGGCACCATGGGCTACATTGCACCCGAGTGCTTCCACACCGGCAAGGCCACCCAGCAGTCCGATGTCTATGCCTTTGGGGCGGTGTTGCTGGAGGTCGTGTGTGGCCTAAGGCCCGGGACCAAGACCGGTGGCTTCCAGCTCCTGGTGGACTGGGTGTGGTGCCTCCACCGCGAAGGGCGGTTGCTGGAGGCTGTGGACGAGAGGCTCGGCCAGGACTATGTGGCTGAGGAAGCTGAACGGGTTTTGCTTCTGGGTTTGGCTTGCTCCCACCCTAAAGCAAATGAGAGGCCCAGAACTCAGGCCATTGTTCAAATCATATCAGGCTCGGTGGCAGCCCCCTCTGTGCAGCCATTCAAGCCACCTTTCGTGTGGCCTTCAATGCCGGTAGGGCTAGAAGACGACACTGAAACCGACGCCAGCCAGGCCACCATCACCACAGACACAAGGTCCTTTGCAATTGCAAGCTCGCAGTATGGGTCAGGCTGGAGCCCACGGACCCTTAGCCGAGGGAGCTATACACCATTCAACAACGACAAATTCAATTTCACTCCATATAATAGTGACAATTACAACAAGGTCTAG